In one Echinicola marina genomic region, the following are encoded:
- a CDS encoding 1-deoxy-D-xylulose-5-phosphate reductoisomerase, which produces MSKKKRVALLGSTGSIGKQTLEVIAQHEDRFEVEVLTAQNNVDLLIEQSLAFMPNAVVIANENHYPKLKAALDPHFIKVYAGEAALAQVVEMDSIDIVLTALVGYSGLLPTISAINAGKQIALANKETLVVAGELITKLAQEKAVNIYPVDSEHSAIFQCLVGEFHNPIEKLILTASGGPFRGKDKAYLAHVTKEQALKHPNWDMGAKITIDSASLMNKGLEVIEAKWLFGVSTEQIEVVVHPQSIIHSLVQFRDGSMKAQLGLPDMRIPIQFALSYPDRFESDFPRFDFSEYASLDFEAPDLKTFKNLQLAFDVLEKGGNSPCVLNAANEIAVAAFLRDEIGFLEMSDVIAETIGRVDFVSKPALEDFIETDKKARIITEEIIKHK; this is translated from the coding sequence ATGTCAAAGAAGAAAAGAGTGGCCCTTTTGGGGTCAACAGGAAGTATCGGGAAGCAGACCTTGGAGGTCATTGCCCAGCATGAGGATAGGTTTGAGGTAGAAGTTTTGACCGCCCAAAATAATGTTGATTTACTTATTGAGCAGTCTTTGGCTTTTATGCCCAATGCAGTGGTCATTGCCAATGAGAATCATTATCCAAAGCTAAAAGCAGCATTGGATCCACATTTTATCAAGGTATATGCCGGTGAGGCTGCATTGGCACAAGTGGTGGAGATGGATAGTATAGATATTGTCCTTACTGCTTTGGTGGGCTATTCAGGCTTATTACCCACGATTAGTGCCATTAATGCCGGGAAACAAATAGCGTTGGCCAACAAAGAAACATTAGTGGTGGCCGGTGAACTGATTACCAAATTGGCTCAGGAGAAAGCAGTGAATATTTATCCTGTTGATTCAGAGCATTCTGCTATTTTTCAGTGTTTGGTAGGCGAATTTCACAATCCTATCGAAAAGCTAATTTTGACCGCTTCGGGTGGGCCCTTTAGAGGGAAGGACAAGGCTTATCTTGCCCATGTGACCAAGGAGCAGGCTTTGAAGCATCCCAATTGGGATATGGGGGCCAAGATTACGATTGACTCTGCATCACTGATGAACAAGGGGCTGGAAGTGATCGAGGCAAAATGGCTTTTTGGGGTCAGTACAGAGCAAATTGAGGTGGTGGTACATCCACAATCAATCATCCATTCCTTGGTTCAGTTTAGAGATGGTAGTATGAAAGCGCAACTTGGGCTTCCGGATATGCGTATTCCTATTCAGTTTGCCCTGAGTTATCCCGATAGATTTGAATCGGACTTTCCAAGGTTTGACTTTAGCGAGTATGCTTCATTGGATTTTGAGGCACCTGATTTGAAGACCTTTAAGAATTTACAATTGGCATTTGATGTCCTTGAAAAGGGAGGGAACAGCCCGTGCGTGTTAAATGCAGCCAATGAGATTGCCGTGGCCGCATTTTTGAGGGATGAAATAGGCTTTTTGGAAATGTCAGATGTAATCGCTGAAACAATTGGCAGGGTGGACTTTGTGTCCAAGCCTGCTTTGGAAGACTTTATAGAGACTGACAAAAAGGCAAGAATAATAACGGAAGAAATAATTAAGCATAAATAA
- the rseP gene encoding RIP metalloprotease RseP: protein MDTLIMVGQLLLGLSILVGLHEGGHMLAAKLFGMRVEKFSIGFPPKIVSFKYGETEYSLGAIPLGGFVKISGMVDESMDTEQLSSEPKPWEFRAKPAWQRLIVMLGGIIVNVITGIIIFIALVYNRGETYFSREQIIEHGIVAYDIGQQIGFQDGDKVLDVNGHTYESLADLSSGDVLLSENGYYTVDRDGEILKIDIPRGFINSFSNKESLSNFIDIGVPFTIKEATKGKHAATFGLQEGDKILAVNGERIRYFSDFQRVLEENAAKKIELAYERNGQRKSGTMDVYEDGTIGVLVNPLIQPVRKEFTFNESIGKGTEKAFSVVIVNAKALGKMFTGEVSTKNVSGPIGMAKIYGSQWDWVKFWSITGLISMILAFMNLLPIPALDGGHVVFLLYEMISGRSPSEKFLENAQKVGMVLLLALMVFAIGNDILKLFTGG, encoded by the coding sequence ATGGATACTTTAATAATGGTGGGCCAACTCCTGCTGGGGTTATCGATTTTGGTGGGCCTGCATGAAGGCGGTCATATGCTTGCAGCAAAGCTGTTTGGGATGCGGGTCGAGAAGTTTTCTATTGGTTTTCCGCCAAAAATAGTAAGCTTTAAATATGGTGAGACGGAATATTCCTTGGGAGCAATTCCTTTGGGCGGTTTTGTGAAGATTTCTGGTATGGTAGACGAATCCATGGATACAGAGCAGTTGAGTTCTGAACCCAAGCCTTGGGAGTTTAGGGCAAAACCCGCTTGGCAGAGGTTGATTGTGATGTTGGGGGGGATAATTGTCAATGTAATTACAGGTATCATTATTTTTATTGCTTTGGTCTATAACCGTGGAGAGACCTATTTTTCCAGAGAGCAGATTATAGAACATGGTATAGTCGCTTATGATATAGGGCAGCAAATCGGTTTTCAGGATGGAGATAAGGTGCTGGATGTAAACGGCCATACATATGAAAGTTTAGCTGATCTTTCGAGTGGAGATGTGCTGTTGAGTGAAAATGGTTATTATACGGTGGATAGGGATGGTGAAATCTTGAAAATTGATATCCCAAGGGGTTTTATCAACTCATTCTCAAATAAGGAGAGCCTATCTAATTTTATAGATATCGGAGTGCCTTTTACTATTAAAGAAGCTACAAAAGGAAAGCATGCGGCTACTTTTGGTTTGCAGGAAGGCGATAAGATTTTGGCTGTGAATGGGGAAAGAATAAGGTATTTCTCAGATTTCCAGCGTGTATTGGAGGAAAATGCCGCCAAAAAAATTGAGCTTGCCTATGAGAGGAATGGGCAAAGAAAATCAGGTACTATGGATGTCTATGAGGATGGTACCATAGGAGTATTGGTCAATCCACTGATTCAGCCTGTAAGGAAAGAATTTACTTTTAATGAGTCCATCGGTAAAGGAACTGAAAAGGCCTTCAGTGTAGTGATCGTTAATGCCAAAGCATTGGGGAAAATGTTTACTGGGGAAGTTTCTACCAAAAATGTGAGTGGTCCTATTGGAATGGCCAAGATATATGGCAGCCAATGGGATTGGGTGAAATTTTGGAGCATTACAGGTTTGATTTCCATGATTCTCGCCTTTATGAATTTGCTGCCAATTCCAGCCTTGGACGGTGGACATGTGGTGTTTTTGTTATATGAGATGATTTCAGGGAGAAGCCCATCAGAAAAATTCCTAGAGAATGCCCAGAAAGTAGGTATGGTTTTACTACTGGCTTTGATGGTGTTTGCGATTGGAAATGATATATTGAAATTGTTCACCGGAGGTTAA